Proteins encoded within one genomic window of Psilocybe cubensis strain MGC-MH-2018 chromosome 2, whole genome shotgun sequence:
- a CDS encoding Carbamoyl-phosphate synthase arginine-specific large chain — protein MSLLRLPRSYGARSLLRPCIRAFHATRAPAIAFSKPIRAVAAPAVGSYVPKDGEHVINSPSELARKISAKVLPKIPRPDVRRVVVVGSGGLSIGQAGEFDYSGSQALKALHEEGVEAILINPNIATWQTSHQLASEVYFLPITADYVAYVLEKERPDGILLTFGGQSALNVGIALDKMGVLERLGVKVLGTPIRTLEVSEDRELFVEALKEIGVSVAQSTAVSTVNAALDAAAVIGYPVILRSAFTLGGLGSGFANNPDELRDLSAKSLSLSPQVLIERSMKGWKELEYEVVRDAADNTIICCNMENFDPLGTHTGDSIVVAPSQTLPDEEYHMLRSVALKVIRHLGVVGECNIQYALNPNSMEYCVIEVNARALASKATGYPLAYTAAKIALGHTLPELPNAVTKTTTACFEPSLDYIVTKIPKWDLAKFSSQVNREVGSSMKSVGEVMAIGRTFEESLQKAIRQVDPNWTGFEVVITPEDLDRALTKPTDMRLFAIAYAMYRKGYTVDHLHDLTKIDKWYLYKIDNIVQTRHALTAAGTIENIDHELMIRAKKMGFADSQIAACVGTTEDIVRAHRKSLGITPFVKRIDTLAAEYPAHTNYLYTTYNASEHDVDFEEHGTMVLGSGVYRIGSSVEFDWCAVTCARKLRDMGKRTIMINYNPETVSTDFDEADRLYFEELGYERVMDIYELEQAQGVIVSVGGQLPQNIALRLKNNGVNVLGTDPKQIDTAEDRHKFSSVLDKIGVDQPEWTEATSLEAAKAFANKVSYPVLIRPSYVLSGAAMNVVYEESALEYNLSAAANVSPLHPVVITKFIDGAQEIDIDAVGHQGKLIVHAVSEHVENAGVHSGDATLVLPPYTLPEVDMARLKTIAEKVAAAFEISGPFNMQIIRKESDVPNEESTLKVIECNLRASRSFPFVSKVLGHNFIDTATAAIVGQGVLAPIDIMKEPRDYTSIKVAQFSWTRLGGADPFLGVEMASTGEVACFGKDVHEAYWASLLSTTGFKPPKLGSGVLIGGDTSKPEMATISKQLVELGFKLYCSSPIVEEFLNDIPYVTAKRIFFPKTDKRKLREVFDEYDIQCVINLAKSRGTDFVDEDYVARRNAVDFGLPLLNNAKTAQLFVESLAKKIPQGGLRGYTEGHIPSEVRSWREFVGKRA, from the exons ATGAGTCTCCTTCGACTGCCCCGGTCCTACGGGGCACGGAGCCTGCTTCGACCTTGTATACGAGCTTTCCATGCCACCCGAGCACCAGCTATCGCATTTTCAAAACCCATTCGTGCCGTTGCTGCGCCGGCAGTCGGTTCTTATGTACCCAAGGACGGTGAACATGTTATCAATTCACCCTCAGAACTCGCCAGAAAAATATCTGCGAAGGTGCTCCCAAAGATTCCCCGCCCTGACGTTCGACGAGTTGTCGTCGTTGGCAGTGGAGGTCTGAGCATTGGGCAAGCCGGTGAATTCGATTATTCGGGTTCGCAGGCCCTGAAAGCTCTCCATGAGGAAGGCGTAGAGGCTATCCTCATTAATCCTAATATCGCAACATGGCAAACTTCACACCAGCTGGCCTCAGAAGTCTACTTCTTGCCTATTACTGCAGATTATGTTGCATACGTCTTGGAGAAGGAAAGGCCCGATGGCATCCTTCTTACTTTCGGTGGACAGAGTGCCCTCAATGTCGGTATCGCACTTGACAAGATGGGCGTTCTTGAACGGCTGGGTGTTAAGGTTTTGGGCACACCTATCAGGACTCTTGAGGTTTCTGAAGATCGTGAACTTTTCGTCGAGGCTCTAAAAG AAATCGGTGTATCCGTCGCGCAATCTACGGCTGTATCTACGGTTAACGCTGCTCTCGATGCTGCTGCGGTAATTGGATACCCAGTCATCTTACGTTCAGCTTTCACCCTTGGAGGTCTTGGATCTGGTTTCGCAAATAATCCGGATGAACTTCGTGATCTATCGGCCAAGAGTTTGAGTTTGAGCCCACAGGTACTCATCGAACGTAGCATGAAAGGCTGGAAAGAGCTCGAATACGAAGTTGTCCGAGATGCTGCAGAC AACACGATCATTTGTTGCAATATGGAAAATTTCGACCCCCTTGGCACACATACCGGAGACTCCATCGTCGTCGCACCGTCCCAAACATTGCCTGATGAAGAGTACCATATGCTTCGAAGCGTTGCTCTCAAAGTCATTCGTCATCTTGGGGTCGTGGGCGAATGCAACATTCAATATGCACTGAACCCGAATTCTATGGAGTACTGTGTTATTGAAGTCAACGCTCG TGCTCTGGCTTCGAAGGCTACTGGATACCCATTGGCTTACACCGCTGCGAAGATTGCCCTTGGACACACTCTCCCTGAACTACCTAACGCCGTCACCAAGACCACCACTGCTTGCTTCGAACCTTCTCTGGATTACATCGTGACCAAGATCCCCAAATGGGATCTTGCCAAGTTCTCGTCGCAAGTTAACAGAGAAGTTGGCTCTTCCATGAAATCTGTCGGTGAAGTTATGGCTATCGGACGTACATTCGAGGAAAGTTTGCAGAAGGCCATTCGCCAGGTCGACCCCAACTGGACAGGTTTCGAGGTTGTTATCACACCTGAAGACCTTGACAGGGCCCTTACCAAGCCAACCGACATGCGTCTGTTTGCCATTGCGTATGCCATGTACAGGAAGGGATACACCGTTGACCATCTCCACGATTTGACAAAGATTGATAAG TGGTACTTGTACAAGATCGATAACATTGTTCAGACCCGTCATGCTTTGACTGCTGCGGGAACCATCGAAAATATTGATCACGAATTGATGATCCGCGCAAAGAAAATGGGCTTCGCTGACTCCCAGATTGCTGCCTGTGTTGGTACTACCGAAGATATTGTTCGCGCTCACCGAAAATCTCTTGGAATCACTCCCTTCGTCAAGCGTATCGATACCCTCGCCGCTGAATATCCAGCTCATACCAACTACCTCTATACCACATATAATGCTTCGGAGCACGATGTTGACTTTGAGGAGCATGGAACCATGGTTCTTGGAAGTGGTGTATATCGTATTGGAAGTAGTGTCGAGTTCGATTGGTGCGCTGTTACGTGTGCTCGCAAACTCCGTGATATGGGCAAGAGGACCATCATGATTAATTACAATCCCGAGACCGTGTCCACTGACTTCGACGAAGCCGACCGACTTTACTTTGAAGAGCTTGGTTATGAACGTGTCATGGACATTTACGAATTGGAACAAGCACAAGGTGTTATCGTCAGCGTCGGTG GGCAACTCCCACAGAACATTGCGTTACGCCTCAAGAACAATGGTGTTAATGTGTTGGGAACCGACCCTAAGCAAATTGACACTGCAGAAGATCGCCATAAATTTTCTTCTGTTCTCGATAAGATTGGTGTAGACCAGCCCGAGTGGACTGAGGCCACCTCATTGGAAGCTGCAAAAGCCTTCGCTAACAAGGTTTC GTATCCTGTCCTAATCCGCCCATCGTATGTTCTTTCCGGCGCTGCTATGAATGTCGTTTATGAGGAATCTGCACTTGAGTATAACCTTTCCGCTGCCGCAAATGTGTCACCTCTGCATCCTGTTGTCATCACCAAGTTCATCGATGGTGCTCAagaaattgacattgacgcCGTTGGTCATCAAGGCAAACTCATTGTTCACGCCGTTTCTGAACACGTCGAGAACGCTGGTGTTCACTCTGGTGATGCCACTTTGGTCCTTCCTCCTTACACACTGCCAGAAGTGGACATGGCACGTCTCAAGACCATTGCGGAGAAGGTTGCTGCTGCCTTTGAGATATCTGGTCCCTTTAATATGCAGATCATTAGGAAGGAATCGGATGTTCCAAACGAGGAGTCCACTTTGAAAGTCATTGAATGTAACCTGCGAGCATCGCGATCCTTCCCCTTCGTGTCAAAGGTTCTCGGCCACAACTTCATTGACACTGCAACTGCTGCAATCGTCGGCCAAGGTGTGCTTGCCCCAATCGATATCATGAAGGAGCCCCGCGATTACACCTCCATTAAGGTCGCTCAATTCTCCTGGACTCGTCTTGGTGGTGCCGATCCTTTCCTTGGAGTTG AGATGGCCAGCACAGGAGAGGTCGCTTGCTTTGGAAAGGACGTTCATGAAGCTTATTGGGCATCTCTGCTCAGCACCACTGGATTCAAACCCCCTAAGCTTGGTTCTGGTGTCCTCATCGGCGGAGATACCTCAAAGCCCGAGATGGCTACTATCTCCAAACAACTCGTTGAACTTGGATTCAAGTTGTATTGCTCATCACCCATCGTGGAAGAGTTCTTGAACGACATTCCTTACGTCACCGCGAAGCGTATCTTCTTCCCCAAGACTGACAAGCGCAAGTTGCGCGAGGTGTTTGACGAGTATGACATTCAATGTGTCATCAACTTGGCTAAATCCCGAGGTACCGATTTCGTTGATGAGGACTACGTCGCTCGCAG GAACGCCGTTGACTTCGGTCTGCCTTTATTGAACAACGCGAAAACCGCACAGCTATTTGTAGAATCTTTAGCTAAGAAGATTCCACAAGGAGGATTGCGTGGATACACAGAAGGCCACATTCCTTCAGAAGTTCGGTCATGGCGAGAATTCGTTGGAAAGCGAGCTTGA
- a CDS encoding Adenylate-forming reductase 06235: MDLPPRFTIDDAEKGTSDQGYPVAVTLPMVYSKPSLSATETLSSLPAPHALPTPSEKHPSLPPPFKRNLVSSSPAKRLKKRASRWIRFQLWFNTYRKFFTFVMAMNLSGIALAIFNVWSYPRKYTGAFVLGNLLTAILMRNELFGRFLYLTVNTLFAKWTPLPFRLACTSVLQHLGGIHSGCATSGFLWLIFRVVTILIHHKNNHDAVLKYSPQRVRKASPLHGLVTWIFVVLGDSYDLETHSWNPDGFHIVRQQDFWFAFGMTVFVIIPWFTIREVKVDVEIPSPKVAIIRFERGMQQGLLARISRGSIMEYHAFGIISEGIHSKEHYLICGVQGDFTRSLVENPPTHLWTRQLKFAGVSNTSTLYKKGIRVCTGTGLGAALSTCLQNPNWYLIWIGSDQEKTFGPTISRLISKNLEPERVTLWDSKQRGGRPDTMKLIKEVYDSWGAEVVFITSNLQGNTEMMEGCKEAGIPAFGTLWDF; the protein is encoded by the exons ATGGATTTACCTCCTCGATTTACTATCGATGACGCCGAAAAGGGAACATCAGACCAAGGATATCCTGTGGCTGTCACCTTGCCCATGGTATACTCAAAGCCTTCTCTCAGCGCGACCGAGACATTATCATCTCTACCCGCCCCCCATGCCTTGCCCACGCCTTCAGAAAAACACCCTTCCCTACCGCCGCCTTTCAAAAGGAATCTCGTCTCATCCTCACCGGCAAAAAGGCTAAAAAAGAGAGCAAGCCGTTGGATACGCTTCCAGCTCTGGTTCAATACTTACCG GAAGTTTTTCACATTTGTTATGGCCATGAACCTCTCTGGCATTGCTCTCGCGATTTTCAATGTATGGAGTTATCCACGAAAGTACACTGGCGCGTTTGTGCTAGGCAATTTACTTACCGCTATCCTTATGCGCAATGAACTGTTCGGTCGTTTTCTATATTTAACGGTCAACACTCTTTTCGCAAAG TGGACCCCTTTGCCATTTCGACTTGCATGCACGTCTGTTCTTCAGCATCTAGGCGGTATACATAGTGGATGTGCGACGTCTGGATTTCTCTGGCTGATATTCCGGGTTGTTACTATCTTAATCCACCATAAAAATAATCACGACGCTGTTCTG AAATACTCACCACAA CGTGTTCGAAAGGCATCACCGCTTCATGGGCTGGTAA CTTGGATATTTGTCGTTCTCGGAGATAGCTATGACCTAGAGACGCATTCATGGAATCCCGACGGTTTCCACATTGTCAGACAGCAAGACTTTTGGTTCGCGTTTGGGATGACCGTATT CGTTATCATACCATGGTTCACAATTCGTGAAGTGaaagttgatgttgaaatT CCATCACCCAAAGTTGCCATCATACGTTTTGAACGCGGTATGCAGCAAGGCTTGTTGGCGAGAATTAGCCGAGGTTCCATAATGGAGTATCATGCATTCGGAATCATCTC AGAAGGAATACACTCCAAGGAACATTACCTCATTTGTGGCGTGCAAGGAGATTTCACTCGTTCATTGGTTGAGAATCCTCCCACCCACCTCTGGACCAGACAGCTCAAG TTCGCTGGTGTTTCCAACACTTCGACTTTGTACAAGAAGGGCATCCGAGTATGTACCGGGACAGGCCTGGGCGCTGCTTTATCGACATGTCTTCAG AACCCTAACTG GTATCTTATTTGGATTGGTTCGGATCAAGAAAAAACATTTGGGCCAACAATATCGCGTCTTATCAGTAAAAATCTAGAGCCAGAGAGGGTGACTCTGTGGGATTCGAAGCAACGAG GGGGAAGACCTGACACCATGAAACTTATCAAAGAAGTTTACGACTCTTGGGGTGCTGAAGTAGTTTTCATTACTTCTAATCTTCAAGGAAACACAGAGATGATGGAGGGCTGTAAGGAAGCTGGCATTCCAGCTTTT GGTACTCTTTGGGACTTCTAA
- a CDS encoding Oligoribonuclease: MDHNAGPLVWIDCEMTGLDYKKDKIIEIAVLITNGNLDIVDEGLQYVIKTDKSYLDG, translated from the exons ATGGATCACAATGCAGGACCTTTGGTTTGGATTGACTGCGAGATGACAGGTCTCGACTACAagaaggataagataatagAGATCGCG GTACTAATAACTAATGGCAACCTTGACATTGTCGACGAGGGTCTGCAATATGTTATCAAGACCGACAAAAGCTATCTTGATGGGTGA
- a CDS encoding L-pipecolate oxidase, with translation MVLLKHEKVVIVGAGCFGISTAYHLLQRGYTDVTVLDRSTVLPAPDAASNDLNRVVRSSYDDAFYARLAREAILSWKDRKAWGDTYHESGVVVLGDSGPGKETYADKSLQNDIAMGATVKVLKDSNAIRSLFPPQVNTGSFENCAGYLNSDGGWANAGQGLAIMIGKVRDLSGKVVPGKSVVKILREEDGLTGVECSDGTVVEASLVIIASGSWTPSLFPELGLESMCLATGQCVAMIQLSDSEADVYRDCPVVVDFSSGFYIFPPNAGNVVKMAFHSAGFTHFDETNGTISTPRTLTSNPTDGLLIPRDSLQDMRTYLGKIYPDLTRKPFSATRLCWYNDSPDGNWVIGRHPKNQNIIIATGGSGHAYKFLPVIGSLVADVVADELKAELVAKFALDRVISQVDASRSGAAKKLDINTFYSIEDLQPR, from the exons ATGGTTCTCCTGAAGCATGAAAAAGTAGTGATAGTTGGAGCAGGATGTTTTGGCATATCCACAGCATACCATCTACTTCAACGTGGATACACCGATGTTACAGTGCTAGATCGATCTACTGTCCTCCCCGCTCCAGATGCAGCAAGCAACGATCTCAATCGTG TTGTCAGAAGCTCCTATGATGATGCCTTTTATGCCCGACTTGCGCGCGAAGCTATTTTGTCATGGAAAGACCGAAAGGCATGGGGTGACACTTACCATGA ATCTGGTGTCGTCGTTTTGGGGGATTCCGGTCCTGGAAAAGAAACATATGCCGATAAGTCGTTGCAAAACGATATTGCAATGGGTGCCACGGTCAAAGTGTTGAAAGACAGCAACGCAATTCGTTCTTTGTTTCCTCCTCAAGTAAATACTGGGTCTTTCGAAAATTGCGCAGGGTATCTGAACTCTGATGGTGGTTGGGCCAATGCTGGTCAAGGATTGGCAATTATGATCGGCAAAGTTAGAGATTTGTCTGGGAAAGTCGTGCCGGGTAAATCTGTGGTCAAAATACTTCGGGAAGAGGATGGTTTAACTGGTGTTGAATGTAGCGATGGTACAGTAGTTGAGGCATCTTTGGTAATTATTGCATCGGGGTCTTGGACACCTTCACTATTCCCCGAGCTAGGATTAGAGAGTATGTGTCTTGCAACGGG ACAATGTGTAGCAATGATACAGCTGTCTGACTCCGAGGCCGATGTCTACAGAGATTGCCCTGTGGTGGTAGATTTTAGTTCCGGGTTTTACATCTTTcct CCCAATGCCGGCAATGTCGTAAAGATGGCCTTTCATTCCGCTGGGTTTACCCACTTTGACGAAACTAACGGCACAATTTCTACCCCCCGCACATTGACGTCCAACCCTACCGACGGATTGCTGATACCTCGAGATTCTCTCCAGGATATGCGAACATATCTAGGCAAAATATATCCGGATCTCACTAGGAAACCCTTTTCTGCGACGAGATTATGCTG GTACAATGATTCCCCAGACGGTAATTGGGTAATTGGTCGTCatccaaaaaatcaaaacattaTCATCGCCACAGGTGGCAGTGGGCATGCCTACAAG TTTCTTCCTGTGATTGGAAGCCTGGTAGCAGATGTTGTTGCAGACGAACTTAAAGCTGAATTAGTCGCAAAGTTTGCACTAGACAGGGTGATATCACAGGTCGACGCATCGCGTTCTGGCGCAGCAAAAAAACTCGATATAAACACGTTCTACAGCATCGAGGATCTACAACCTCGATAA
- a CDS encoding Phenylalanine ammonia-lyase str11, protein MTVISNSSSETRIAPRRLSTAAEFLSRESVVRIKAEEPNSPISPRSIPPRNFSKFVQRRPQPTALVEEFIQSFKELEAYKNGKPVVVDGQNLTIAAVTAAARYNSTVSLDESPALKAKVAKSRKVIVNKIDAGLSVYGVSTGFGGSADTRTDQPILLGNALLQHQQSGVLPSSTKTLNVLPLQDPLGSSSMPEAWVRGAILIRMNSLIRGHSGVRWELIEKMNELLRENITPLVPLRGTISASGDLTALSYIAGALIGNPSIRVFDGPAAFSGREIVSSSKALEAHDITPIPLASKEHLGILNGTAFSASVASLALNEAIHLTLLSQVCTAMGTEALAGTRGSFDAFINCVARPHPGQIETARNIWNLLDGSTFADTEKKEVTIAEDEGVLRQDRYSLRTAPQFIGPQVEDLIQSLKTLTIECNSTTDNPLIDGEEGVVHNGGNFQAMAVTNAMEKTRLSIHHLGKILFAQCAELMNPAQNRGLPPSLAATDPSLDYHCKGIDIASAAYVAELGYLANPVSTHIQSAEMHNQAVNSLALISARATITSLDILSILISSYLYAICQALDLRSLQHEFYEGLAKISEEEFSASFGSDIPIEHSMKIKRTLFTVMQDTFNSTSTMDARERMHKVAASSSTALLDFFTGSSFINENVVTSCLTAIPSFRSRVAERLFTLLDGLRNDYLSGARGPAPASPYLNNTRPVYEFVRITLGIRMHGSENYHRFEQGPGVEDVTVGQNVSLIHEAIRDGKMQSVIVNLFESLQ, encoded by the exons TTCAATTCCACCCAGGAACTTTTCAAAGTTTGTGCAGCGGAGACCCCAACCCACAGCTCTGGTTGAAGAGTTTATTCAATCTTTCAAGGAGCTTGAAGCATACAA GAATGGCAAGCCAGTCGTAGTAGATGGCCAAAATCTTACAATAGCTGCAGTCACTGCCGCTGCACGATACAACTCGACTGTTTCTCTTGACGAATCCCCCGCGTTGAAGGCTAAGGTTGCTAAAAGCCGCAAAGTCATCGTCAACAAAATCGACGCAGGCTTGAGCGTATACGGCGTGTCGACAGGCTTCGGAGGAAGCGCCGATACTCGTACAGACCAACCTATCCTTCTTGGCAATGCCCTCCTTCAGCATCAGCAAAGTGGAGTTCTTCCATCGTCGACAAAAACTCTTAATGTACTCCCCCTTCAAGATCCTCTCGGGTCCAGCAGCATGCCTGAGGCTTGGGTGCGAGGCGCAATACTTATTCGTATGAACTCGCTTATTCGGGGACATTCTGGCGTACGATGGGAACTCATCGAGAAGATGAATGAACTTCTGCGGGAAAATATCACCCCCTTGGTTCCCTTGCGGGGTACCATATCCGCGTCGGGAG ACCTTACTGCTTTGTCCTACATTGCTGGTGCCCTTATAGGAAACCCATCCATCAGAGTTTTCGATGGACCGGCTGCTTTCTCTGGACGTGAAATTGTCTCTTCTAGTAAAGCTCTGGAAGCCCATGACATCACGCCTATACCTCTAGCCTCTAAAGAGCACCTTGGCATTTTAAACGGAACAGCATTTTCTGCATCTGTCGCCTCTTTGGCTCTAAATGAAGCTATACATCTCACACTTCTCTCCCAAGTATGCACCGCGATGGGTACAGAAGCCCTGGCTGGAACGCGGGGATCTTTTGATGCTTTCATCAACTGTGTTGCTCGGCCTCATCCTGGCCAG ATTGAGACCGCTAGAAATATCTGGAATCTCTTAGACGGGAGTACCTTTGCAGAtacagagaaaaaagaggTTACTATAGCGGAAGATGAGGGGGTTCTTCGTCAAGATCGTTACTCTCTTCGCACGGCACCACAATTCATTGGTCCTCAAGTGGAAGACCTTATCCAATCACTCAAGACATTAACAATTGAGTGTAATTCAA CAACCGACAATCCTCTCATTGATGGGGAAGAGGGCGTCGTTCACAACGGTGGCAATTTCCAGGCGATGGCTGTCACCAACGCTATGGAAAAAACTCGTCTCAGCATTCATCACCTCGGCAAGATTTTGTTCGCCCAATGCGCCGAACTCATGAATCCAGCTCAGAACAGAGGTTTACCTCCGTCTCTGGCTGCGACAGATCCTTCTCTCGACTATCACTGTAAAGGTATCGACATCGCCTCCGCAGCCTACGTCGCCGAACTTGGGTACTTAGCGAACCCTGTATCTACGCACATCCAATCCGCTGAGATGCACAATCAAGCTGTCAA TTCTCTGGCTCTGATCTCCGCACGTGCAACCATCACTTCTTTGGATATTCTTTCCATCTTGATTTCGTCCTACTTATATGCTATTTGCCAAG CTCTGGATCTGAGGAGCTTGCAACATGAATTCTATGAAGGGCTTGCGAAGATttcagaagaagaattctCAGCGTCTTTCGGCTCTGATATCCCTATCGAACATTCCATGAAGATCAAACGGACCCTTTTCACTGTCATGCAAGACACATTCAATTCTACCAGTACCATGGATGCGAGGGAAAGAATGCACAAGGTTGCCGCATCATCATCGACCGCGCTCCTAGATTTTTTCACCGGTTCATCATTTATTAATGAGAACGTGGTTACGTCCTGCCTTACTGCCATACCGTCGTTCCGCTCACGAGTGGCCGAACGACTTTTCACGTTGTTGGATGGTCTGCGAAATGACTACCTTTCTGGCGCCAGAGGCCCTGCACCAGCCAGTCCATACCTCAACAACACCCGCCCGGTTTACGAATTTGTGCGAATTACATTGGGCATCAGAATGCACGGGTCAGAGAACTACCATCGTTTCGAACAAGGCCCAGGTGTCGAAGATGTCACAGTGGGCCAAAACGTGTCCCTTATCCACGAG GCTATTCGTGATGGAAAGATGCAATCCGTCATTGTTAATCTTTTCGAATCTTTGCAGTAA